Sequence from the Chloroflexota bacterium genome:
TGCTCTACTGACACGGTCGACGCGGTGACTCAGGAATTTCACGAGAGGTAGGCCGCCCACTCGTCCATGAGCCGCCGGCGCCGCTCGAACAGATCCGACCGAGCGTAGGCCGCTTCGGTCTGGTTGCCGACGGCGTGCGCAAGCGCCGCCTCGACGACCTCCCGCGGGTGGTCGGTCTCTTCGGCCGCCCAGTCCCGGAAGCTGGAGCGGAACCCATGCGGCACGGCATCGACCTTCAGATTGCTGAGCATCCGCGGCATTCGCGTGATGCTGATCGGCTTGCCGCCCTGGCTGGGAAACACCAGCGGGCCGCGGCCGTCGCCCA
This genomic interval carries:
- a CDS encoding site-specific integrase — encoded protein: VAPPVVAAAIDTVRAGSAQPAVKLAFEFLVLTAARSGEVRGAQWDEINLPARGWTIPAGRMKSKREHQVPLSGRAMEILKAARELGDGRGPLVFPSQGGKPISITRMPRMLSNLKVDAVPHGFRSSFRDWAAEETDHPREVVEAALAHAVGNQTEAAYARSDLFERRRRLMDEWAAYLS